The nucleotide sequence GTACGCGCCCACCAAAACCAGCCTGCTCTATGCCCAGCTGCGCACCCGCCAGAAAGCCTACAACCCGTCCTCCGACCAACCCATCCCGCAGCCCGAGCCCACCACCCGCCACAGCGTGTTGCTCTACTACGACGCCAACCCCACGCCCACGCTGGGCTTGCGCACCCGCGTGCAGGGCAGCCGCTACCGCGCCACCGACGCCAGCCCCTGGCAGCGCGGCTACGTGCTGGCCCAGGACGCCTCAGTGGCAGTAGGCCGCCGCCTGCGCCTCACCGCCCGCTACGCCCTCTTCGACACCGACAGCTACGACACGCGCCAGTACGTGTTCGAGCAGGACGTACTCTACGCGTTTTCGGTGCCGGCCCTTTCGGGGCAGGGCACCCGCGTCTACGGCATTGCCGAAATCAGCTGCACCCGTCAGCTCACGCTCTGGCTGCGCCTGGCCGAAACCCACTACCGCCACCAAACCACCGTCGGCTCCGGCCTCGAAGAAATCCAGGGCCCTCGCCGCACCGAGTTCAAAGCTCAGGCACGGTATCGGTTTTGAGGCTTGTACAATCTATTTAGAACGTCATGCTGAGCTTGCCGAAGCATCTCTACCTCTGGCTAATTAATGCCAACACAACGAAGCAGTAGAGATGCTTCGACAAGCGGACGCCAGATGAGGCATGACGTGCGCAAGGTTTTCAGGTAGCCTAGACTTACTCGTGCCAACACATAAAAAAGGCGGCCCCCGAATCGGGAGCCGCCTTTTTTATGCGTTGATACTCGGTGCCGACTACTGTTTCAGCAGGCGCACCACGGCGGTGCCTTCCGGCATGTCGAGGTGGAGCTGGTAGACACCGGTGCTGAGCTTGCTCAGGTCGAGGGAGTGCTTGAGCGGAGCGCCGCCTTTGTTGAGGGCAATGCTGCTTACGGTGCGGCCTACGGCATCCGTCACGCGCAGCGTAACGAGGCCGCGCTGGGCATTGTCGACGCTCACCTGGAACTGGCCGGTGCTCGGGTTCGGGAACACCTCCACGCCGCGCAGCAGGGCCGCGTTCTGGCTGGAGAGCGTCGTGATATTCACGCAGCTTTCGTTGGTGTATACCGAGTTGCCGGTAGTATTGATGGCCCGAATGCGGTAGCAGTAGGTACCGTTAGCGCCAGCAATCTGGTCGGCGAAGAACGTGGTGTTGGGGGCCACGGTGGTCAGCAGCGCGAACGTGTTGTTGTTGGCGCCGGTGCGCTCAATCTGGAAGCCGGTTTCGTTGTTGGAGTTGTCGGCCCACACTAGGTTCACGTTTGCGCGGTTGTTGGTCACGCCGTTGAGCAGCGTGAGCAGAGTAGAAGGAGCAGCCGGCAGCTCAGCCAGCGTGCACAGCTCTAGGCTCCAGCCGGTCAGCTGGCCGCCGTTGCTGGCGTTGTTGTCCGAGATAGTCAGCGTCCAGTTGCCGTTGGCGGGGTCGTTGAGCAGCGGGGCAAACGAGTTGGCTGGGCGCACCGTGGCGCCGCTGGCCAGTGGGCAGGTCACGGCCGTGGCCGCATCGTCGCTCAGGTTCACGTTCAGGTCGGCGGTGCCGGGGCATACGTTGGCCAGCAGCACTACCGTCCGGCCAGCGGGGTTGGTCAGCGAAATGGTCAGTTCACCCACGTTGGGGTGGGTGATGGCCAGGTTGCGGATACGGATGTTGCCCACGCGCTCGGCGTTCTGCACGTTTATGGTCGACGTCACCGTAGGCGTCGTGCCGAACGGAATGCTCACGGGAACCTGCGTGGCGGCAATCGGCGCGCAGGTTACGGAGCCTACCAGGAACGAAGCCGCGGCCGAATACGGAGCCGTGCTGCAGGGGCTCACGCCCCGCACCCGCCAGAAATAGGTGGTGCCCGTGGTCAGGGGCAGCGTGGCTACCGTGAAGTTGGTGGCGGCAATGTTGGCCTGCGTGAGCAGTACGTTGCTGAAAGCGGCGTCGGTGGCTACCTGCACCTCGTAGGTGGTGGCATTGGGCACGGCGTTCCAGGTCAGGCGGGGGCGGGGGCCTACGCGCTGAGCGCTAACCGGGCTAACTGGTACGGCCGTGGCCGTGGCGCTTGGCAGCACCGTGAAGGTGAACTGCTGCGTCTGGGTGATGCTGCCGCTCACACCCGTCAGCGAGATGGTGTAGTTGCCACCGGCGGTGCCGGCTGCCACGTTCACGGTCGCCTGCACGGTGGTACCGGCGGCTGGGGCGTTGTTGTCGTAGGAAACCGTAACACCGGCGGGCAGGTTGGCAGCCGACAGGGCTACCGCGCCGCTGAACGACTGAATCTGGCCGATAGCCAGCGGGAACGAGAAGCCAGCGCCGGGGCAGATGGCCGGAATCTGAGCGGCCGTAGGCGCTAGGAAGAACGTGGGCTGACCCGAGTTGGTGATGGTGAAATCCTGGTTGGACAGGTCGAAGAATACGTTGCCAGCGGCTTTCACCTTGATGCGGGCCGTGGTGGTGGCTGCTACCGAGGTCGGCACCGTTACCACGGTGTAGCCATCGTTCGGGGTGTTGGCTTGCAGCACCGTCGGGAACGTGCGGCCGCCGTCGGTGGAGAGCAGCACGTCTACGTTGGCGGCGTTGATGGGCGCGGCCGTGGTGTTGGCCACGTCCCAGGCTACCTGCTGCGGCGCGCCGGCCTGCCACGAGGCTGCCGACGTGTTTGGCAGCGTCACCAGGAACGGACCAGCCGTGCCGATTACAGCCACGTTCATCGAGTCGTAGTCAACCCCGCCCCCGCCTACGCGGTTGTCGCGGGCTACGAGGCGGAAGATGAGCTTGCGGGCATACGAGGGCAGAATTTCGCCCCGCACCTGCACGTTGGTCAGCAAAGCACCGGGGGTGCCGGCCGGCGTGAGCGTAGCCGGGAAAGTGCGCGTAGGCGAAGTTACGGGCGAGAAAACGCGGAAAATCGGCGCGTTGCCGGTGGGCGAGTTAGGCGCGCCGCCGGGGCCGAGGTTGAACTGTTCCCAGCAGTAGGTAAGTGGGTCGCTGTTGGCGTCGGTGGCTGAGCCGGTCAGCTCAAACGGGGTGCTGAGCGGAATGGCGTAGTTGGCGCCGGCATTCACCACGGGGGCGTTGTTGCCGGTAGCGGTGTTCACGCCGCAGTTGCCGCCGTTGGTCATGTGCGCTACCAGCTCATCGAAGCTGTAGGAATGGAAATACGGGTCGGAGTTGGGCTGCGTGTTGTCGGTGCCGCAGATGCCGGCATAGGCCATGATGGTGGTGCCGGAGCCAGGCTCGTAGGCCGCGTTAGCCGAGCGGTTGCCGCCGGCGCAGGAGCCTACCGTACCGTTGAAGGTGTGGTTGCCGCCAAACTGGTGGCCGATTTCGTGGGCCACGTAGTCGATGTCGAAAGCATCCCCGAACGGTGCGGGCCGGCCGGTCATGCCGCGGGCCTTGCCGGTGGTGGCGCACAGGCTGCGCAGCTGGGCCACGCCCCCGTCGCCGGTGGCGAAGATGTGGCCGATGTCGTAGTTAGCCTGGCCGATGCGGGCCGTCACTACCGTCTGGTTTTCTGTCAGCAGCGTCGTGGACGAGCTGTTAGTGAACGGGTCGGTGGTGCCGTCGAGGAACACCAGGGTGTCATTCTTGGGCACCAGCACCAGGCGGGCGGCTACTTCCTTCTCATACACCCCGCTCACGCGGTTCACCGACGTCACCATCTTCGACAGCGTCAGGGCCGTGGTGGGGGCGGCCGGAGCGCACACGGCTACCGCGTATTCGCCGGTGCAGGACACGGCCAGGCGGTAGGTGCGCAGCGTGGCGCCGTTGGGCACGGCCACGCGCAGCGGCGGCGCCAACACCGTGCCGGCCGCGCTGCTGGCGCCCGGCGTGAGGCACTCAAAGCGCACGTTGTCCTTGTTCATGGCCGTGCGGTCGAACACCAGGTGGGTGTTGCTGCCGGTTTCCGCGGGGTCGATGAACACCGTCCGGCTGCCGCTCATAATCATGGCGTGGAAGCCGGCCGGCGACACGTCCAGGCGGGCCGTGGCCGCCGGATCGTCGATGCCCTGGGCTTCGTAGGTGCGGATCTGCGGGTATTTAGCGGCCAGCTCGGGCAGCATCACAGGCACCTGCACGATGCGAAAGCGCTGCGAGGTGCCATCCGGCAGCGGCAGCGACACCACGGTGCCGGAGTTGCGCGCGCCGGAGCCGGCCTCGCGGGGGGCGGTGGCCAGGGCATCGCGCATGGCCGGCAGCTGCACCGTAACGGCCCGGTACTGGCGCAGGGCCTGCGTGGCAGAGCGGGCGGCCGGCTGGGCGCCGGTGGCATCGGCCCACAGCACGCGTTGGGCGGAGGCCATGTGCGGCAGCCCGGTCGCCGCTAGCAGCAGGCCGCCCAGCAGCGCCGGACGCCATGTATTTCTTGGCAGAGTAAAGCTTGGTAACATAGAAGAATGGGTTGAAAAAAAAGGAAGTCAACAAGAGTCTGGTGCCCTAAGGTACTGGTTTTGCTGAAGGTGTAATGCGTTTAGAAGGGTATTTTACCTGAAGGTAGCTTCCACCCAATAGCCGGTGCCCACGCAGCGCGGGGCGGGCGTAACCGGCACAGATATAGAGGGATGTGCCAGGCTGGCTTCGGGTATAGCCTGGCCGCCTAATGCAGAAGGCCCGCCGGAAGCAGTTCCGGCGGGCCTTGGGCAGGGAGGAGCAGCTTGCAGGGTCAGGCTTCGGTTTTCACCAGCACCACCTGTGCCTTGTCAGCTTGGCTGATGCGGCGGCGGAATTCCTGGTAGGCCGGATATTCTTCGCGGGCAAAGCGGGTGCGGGGCATGAGCAGGCGCCGCACGTACAGCAGCGTGCCATCGGGCTGGGCCTGCACCTGGCTGGAATAGGTGCCAAA is from Hymenobacter yonginensis and encodes:
- a CDS encoding reprolysin-like metallopeptidase → MASAQRVLWADATGAQPAARSATQALRQYRAVTVQLPAMRDALATAPREAGSGARNSGTVVSLPLPDGTSQRFRIVQVPVMLPELAAKYPQIRTYEAQGIDDPAATARLDVSPAGFHAMIMSGSRTVFIDPAETGSNTHLVFDRTAMNKDNVRFECLTPGASSAAGTVLAPPLRVAVPNGATLRTYRLAVSCTGEYAVAVCAPAAPTTALTLSKMVTSVNRVSGVYEKEVAARLVLVPKNDTLVFLDGTTDPFTNSSSTTLLTENQTVVTARIGQANYDIGHIFATGDGGVAQLRSLCATTGKARGMTGRPAPFGDAFDIDYVAHEIGHQFGGNHTFNGTVGSCAGGNRSANAAYEPGSGTTIMAYAGICGTDNTQPNSDPYFHSYSFDELVAHMTNGGNCGVNTATGNNAPVVNAGANYAIPLSTPFELTGSATDANSDPLTYCWEQFNLGPGGAPNSPTGNAPIFRVFSPVTSPTRTFPATLTPAGTPGALLTNVQVRGEILPSYARKLIFRLVARDNRVGGGGVDYDSMNVAVIGTAGPFLVTLPNTSAASWQAGAPQQVAWDVANTTAAPINAANVDVLLSTDGGRTFPTVLQANTPNDGYTVVTVPTSVAATTTARIKVKAAGNVFFDLSNQDFTITNSGQPTFFLAPTAAQIPAICPGAGFSFPLAIGQIQSFSGAVALSAANLPAGVTVSYDNNAPAAGTTVQATVNVAAGTAGGNYTISLTGVSGSITQTQQFTFTVLPSATATAVPVSPVSAQRVGPRPRLTWNAVPNATTYEVQVATDAAFSNVLLTQANIAATNFTVATLPLTTGTTYFWRVRGVSPCSTAPYSAAASFLVGSVTCAPIAATQVPVSIPFGTTPTVTSTINVQNAERVGNIRIRNLAITHPNVGELTISLTNPAGRTVVLLANVCPGTADLNVNLSDDAATAVTCPLASGATVRPANSFAPLLNDPANGNWTLTISDNNASNGGQLTGWSLELCTLAELPAAPSTLLTLLNGVTNNRANVNLVWADNSNNETGFQIERTGANNNTFALLTTVAPNTTFFADQIAGANGTYCYRIRAINTTGNSVYTNESCVNITTLSSQNAALLRGVEVFPNPSTGQFQVSVDNAQRGLVTLRVTDAVGRTVSSIALNKGGAPLKHSLDLSKLSTGVYQLHLDMPEGTAVVRLLKQ